Part of the Microbacterium immunditiarum genome is shown below.
AGGACTGCACGAGCAAGGACCCGTCGATCAGCGAGATCTTCCTCGTCGAGGGCGACTCGGCCGGTGGCTCGGCCGTTCGCGGCCGCGACCCCGAGACGCAGGCGATCCTGTCGCTGCGAGGCAAGATCCTCAACGTCGAGAAGGCCCGCCTCGACCGCGCCCTCGGCAACAACGAGATCCAGGCGATGATCTCCGCGTTCGGCACCGGCATCGGCGAGGACTTCGACGTCTCGAGGGCGCGCTACCACAAGATCGTCCTGATGGCGGATGCCGACGTCGACGGCCAGCACATCACGACGCTGCTGCTCACCCTCTTGTTCCGCTATATGCGCGGCCTGATCGAAGCCGGCTACGTGTACCTCGCGCAGCCGCCGCTGTACCGCCTGAAGTGGTCGAACGCCGATCACGAGTACGTGTACAGCGACCGCGAACGCGACGCGCTCCTGGCCGCCGGGGTCGCCGAGGGCAAGCGCATCCCGAAGGAGAACGGCATCCAGCGCTACAAGGGGCTCGGCGAGATGAACCCCAAGGAGCTGTGGGAGACCACGATGGACCCCGAGACCCGAACGCTGCTTCAGGTCACGATCGACGACGCGGCCGCCGCCGACGAGATCTTCTCCATCCTCATGGGCGAAGACGTCGAGTCGCGCCGTGGCTTCATCCAGCGGAACGCGAAGGATGTGCGCTTCCTCGACATCTGAGTCGGGTGCGGACGATACGGAACTGAGAGCGAATGACTGACGACATCACGACCGAGCCGGCTGAGGCATCCGGTCACAATCACGGCAACATCGACCAGGTCGACCTGCAGCTGGAGATGCAGCGCAGCTACCTCGACTATGCGATGAGCGTGATCGTCGGGCGCGCGCTGCCCGACGTGCGCGACGGACTCAAGCCCGTGCACCGCCGCGTGATCTACGGCATGTACGACGGCGGCTACCGCCCCGACAAGGCGTTCTCGAAGTGCGCGCGCGTCGTCGGCGAGGTCATGGGTCAATACCACCCGCACGGCGACACAGCGATCTACGACGCGCTCGTCCGCCTCGTGCAGCCGTGGTCGCTGCGCTACCCCCTCGCGGCAGGCCAGGGTAACTTCGGCTCGCCCGGCAATCAGGGCGCCGCCGCACCTCGGTACACCGAGACGAAGATGGCGCCGCTCGCGATGGAGATGGTCCGCGACATCGACGAGGACACCGTCGACTTCGAGGACAATTACGACGGCCACACGCAGGAGCCGACGGTTCTGCCGTCGCGCTTCCCGAACCTGCTTGTGAACGGCTCGGTCGGCATCGCGGTCGGCATGGCGACGAACATCCCACCGCACAACCTGCGCGAGGTCGCCGACGGTGCCCTCTGGGCGCTGGAGAATCCGGATGCCACGCGCGAAGAGCTGCTCGAGGCGCTCATGTCTCGCATCCACGGTCCGGACTTCCCGACCGCAGCGCAGATCCTCGGCACGCGCGGCATCCGCGACGCGTACCGCACCGGGCGCGGGGCGATCACGATGCGCGCCGTCGTGAATGTCGAGGAGATCCAGGGCCGTACGTGCCTCGTGGTCACCGAGCTGCCGTACCAGGTCAACCCCGACAACGTTGCGGTGAAGATCCGCGACCTCGCTCGTGACGGCCGCATCACCGGCATCGCGGACATCCGCGACGAGACGAGCGACCGCACAGGTCAGCGCCTCGTGATCGTGCTCAAGCGCGACGCGGTGGCGAAGGTCGTACTGAACAACCTGTACAAGCACACGCAGCTTCAGGAGAACTTCGGCGCGAACATGCTCGCGATCGTCGACGGCGTACCGCGCACGCTCGCGCTCGACGGGTTCGTCACGCACTGGATCGATCATCAGATCGAGGTCATCGTCCGGCGCACGCAGTTCCGCCTCCGCAAGGCGGAGGAGCGGATGCACATCCTGCGCGGCTATCTCAAGGCGCTGGACGCGCTCGACGAGGTGATCGCGCTCATCCGCCGGTCCGCCACCGTCGACGACGCGCGCGAGGGCCTCAAGAAGCTGCTCGAGATCGACGAAGTCCAGGCCGATGCGATCCTGCAGATGCAGCTGCGTCGCCTCGCCGCGCTCGAGCGCCAGAAGATCATCGACGAGGCGACAGAGCTCGAGGCGCAGATCGCCGACTTCCAGTCGATCCTCGCCGACCCGAGCCGCCAGCGCGCCATCGTCCGCGAGGAGCTGGGCGACATCGTCGAGAAGTTCGGCGACGAGCGCCGCACGCAGATCCTCCCCGGGTTCGACGGCGACATGTCGATCGAAGACCTCATCCCCGAAGAGGAGATGGTGGTCACCGTCACCCGCGAGGGGTACATCAAGCGCACCCGCAGCGACAACTACCGGTCGCAGCACCGCGGCGGCAAGGGCGTCAAGGGCGCCCAGTTGCGCGCCGACGACGTCGTCGAGCACTTCTTCGTCACGACGACCCACCACTGGCTTCTCTTCTTCACGACGAAGGGCCGCGTGTACCGGGCGAAGGCGTACGAGGTTCCCGAGGCCGGACGCGACGCGAAGGGCCAGCACGTCGCGAACCTCCTCGCGCTGCAGCCCGGCGAGGAGATCGCGCAGATCCTCGACATCCGCGACTACAACGTCGCGACGTATCTCGTTCTCGCCACGCGCGGCGGTCTCGTCAAGAAGACGCGCCTCACCGAGTACGACACGAACCGCCAGGGCGGCGTGATCGCGATCAAGCTCCGCGGCGGCGCCGGCGACGTCGGCGAGGGCGATGACTCCGCGGGCGACGATCAGGGCGGCGACGAGGTCGTGAGCGCGATGCTCGTGAACGAGGACGACGAGATCCTCCTCATCAGCCGCCACGGCATGTCGCTGCGCTTCACCGCGACCGATGAGACGCTGCGCCCCATGGGCCGTTCGACCGAGGGCGTCAAGGGGATGTCGTTCCGCGACGGCGACAGCCTGCTGTCGGCATCCGTCGTGTCGGACGATGGATACGTGTTCGTGGTGACCGAAGGCGGCTACGCCAAGCGCACCGC
Proteins encoded:
- the gyrA gene encoding DNA gyrase subunit A; its protein translation is MTDDITTEPAEASGHNHGNIDQVDLQLEMQRSYLDYAMSVIVGRALPDVRDGLKPVHRRVIYGMYDGGYRPDKAFSKCARVVGEVMGQYHPHGDTAIYDALVRLVQPWSLRYPLAAGQGNFGSPGNQGAAAPRYTETKMAPLAMEMVRDIDEDTVDFEDNYDGHTQEPTVLPSRFPNLLVNGSVGIAVGMATNIPPHNLREVADGALWALENPDATREELLEALMSRIHGPDFPTAAQILGTRGIRDAYRTGRGAITMRAVVNVEEIQGRTCLVVTELPYQVNPDNVAVKIRDLARDGRITGIADIRDETSDRTGQRLVIVLKRDAVAKVVLNNLYKHTQLQENFGANMLAIVDGVPRTLALDGFVTHWIDHQIEVIVRRTQFRLRKAEERMHILRGYLKALDALDEVIALIRRSATVDDAREGLKKLLEIDEVQADAILQMQLRRLAALERQKIIDEATELEAQIADFQSILADPSRQRAIVREELGDIVEKFGDERRTQILPGFDGDMSIEDLIPEEEMVVTVTREGYIKRTRSDNYRSQHRGGKGVKGAQLRADDVVEHFFVTTTHHWLLFFTTKGRVYRAKAYEVPEAGRDAKGQHVANLLALQPGEEIAQILDIRDYNVATYLVLATRGGLVKKTRLTEYDTNRQGGVIAIKLRGGAGDVGEGDDSAGDDQGGDEVVSAMLVNEDDEILLISRHGMSLRFTATDETLRPMGRSTEGVKGMSFRDGDSLLSASVVSDDGYVFVVTEGGYAKRTAVAQYRPQGRGGLGIKVAKLNEDRGDLAGGLIVSEDDEVLVVLASGKVVRSAVAEVPAKGRDTMGVVFARPDDDDRIIAIARNGERGLTETTDAPPVAADADANPAPESREGSSPETPEESPDA